The following proteins are co-located in the Neodiprion virginianus isolate iyNeoVirg1 chromosome 6, iyNeoVirg1.1, whole genome shotgun sequence genome:
- the LOC124307193 gene encoding uncharacterized protein LOC124307193, with product MEVVIDCYFDQIFSEMERSSLLSRYKRRALVNYFTAIIQGCAKGEELENTEVCERAVLAALRYHNLTLVENGSICLLGKFHNVLYVAMKLCFDWELRNNEIVSRLLNDIFYCEKTFERIFVGAIFGTRVTHFLSGWKSDFEDREENIRALIYFMDHANSGRLLYSSPASTGKCRFVDVPMESYGQAIPIRVVIQVGSPDILLLLLRYGASSFADGLSPSPLEMVLNKFSELEVEPGQYPPQLVACLRVLLRTVPLVRVNTPSHIADRSGVETVPLYDQYPKFVESNLVPPERSGISPPELKHLCRCRVRQSLFDNWALPHGIKELRIPQSLREYLDLLAD from the exons ATGGAGGTGGTGATCGACTGTTACTTTGATCAAATATTCTCCGAAATGGAACGCAGCAGTCTTTTATCCCGGTACAAAAGACGTGCCTTAGTCAATTACTTCACTGCAATTATCCAAGGCTGTGCCAAAG GTGAGGAGCTGGAGAACACGGAAGTGTGCGAGAGGGCGGTGCTGGCGGCGTTGCGTTACCACAACCTGACGCTGGTGGAAAACGGGTCGATCTGTCTTCTTGGGAAGTTCCACAACGTCTTGTACGTAGCGATGAAGCTATGCTTCGACTGGGAGCTACGTAACAACGAGATAGTCTCGCGGTTGCTGAACGACATATTCTACTGCGAAAAGACCTTCGAGAGGATATTCGTAGGGGCGATATTCGGCACCAGAGTGACGCACTTCCTGTCGGGGTGGAAGAGCGACTTCGAGGACCGCGAAGAGAACATCAGGGCCTTGATCTACTTCATGGATCACGCCAACTCCGGCCGGCTCCTCTACTCGAGCCCAGCTTCCACCGGCAAGTGCCGTTTCGTCGACGTCCCAATGGAGTCCTACGGGCAGGCTATCCCCATCCGGGTGGTCATCCAGGTCGGAAGTCCGGACATTTTGCTGCTTCTCCTCAGGTACGGAGCGTCGAGTTTCGCCGACGGATTATCACCGTCCCCGCTCGAAATGGTCCTGAACAAATTCTCGGAGCTGGAAGTGGAGCCCGGTCAATATCCGCCTCAGCTGGTCGCCTGTCTGAGGGTGCTTCTGCGGACGGTACCTCTGGTCAGGGTCAACACCCCGAGTCACATCGCCGATCGGAGCGGGGTGGAGACGGTTCCGCTCTACGATCAATACCCGAAATTCGTCGAGAGTAATCTGGTGCCCCCCGAACGAAGCGGCATCTCTCCACCCGAGCTGAAACACCTTTGCAGATGCCGGGTGCGACAGTCGCTCTTCGACAACTGGGCCCTCCCCCACGGGATTAAGGAACTTAGGATACCCCAGTCCCTCCGGGAGTACCTGGACCTGCTCGCCGACTGA